One genomic window of Ilyobacter polytropus DSM 2926 includes the following:
- a CDS encoding DNA polymerase III subunit delta has protein sequence MELKYEDMKKEIIKKDPGIVPRYFDVSQKEEEDFLQAISINSMFGGSELLVLKRFQLLKKPENFVKAMENYNIVNKDVIILYEESLNAFGKPENPVVKKLLDRISKNFKVIEARQGKNGKSLVFYVSSELEIKENDADKLLQMIGRDSMQVRQEVEKIKLFLGGEKFTFEKIKGIISLSREYHMKNLVDEFLAGNKENLLYHLKHEKNYMSFIYILSNELDILLKLKMLQAKGVLSYNTSYNLFKDRVYEGVKKYFLKGDGRGSIHAYQLFLKFNLLSSYTEKFLIEKLNKLLEIEYKFKSGQGDEDIMVESFIAAFKN, from the coding sequence TTGGAATTAAAATATGAAGATATGAAAAAAGAGATAATAAAAAAAGATCCTGGGATTGTGCCCAGGTATTTTGATGTCTCACAAAAGGAGGAGGAAGATTTTCTCCAGGCGATATCAATAAACTCAATGTTTGGAGGGAGTGAACTTTTAGTCCTTAAAAGATTTCAACTACTTAAAAAACCTGAGAATTTTGTGAAAGCGATGGAAAACTATAATATTGTGAACAAAGATGTGATAATTCTCTATGAGGAGTCTCTAAATGCCTTCGGGAAGCCTGAAAATCCAGTTGTAAAAAAGTTACTAGACAGGATTTCTAAAAATTTTAAAGTTATAGAGGCAAGACAGGGAAAAAATGGGAAGTCTCTTGTTTTTTATGTGAGCAGTGAACTAGAAATAAAAGAGAATGATGCAGATAAGCTTCTTCAGATGATAGGCCGGGACTCTATGCAGGTTCGGCAGGAAGTGGAAAAGATAAAATTATTTTTAGGTGGAGAAAAATTTACTTTTGAAAAAATAAAGGGAATAATAAGCCTTTCTAGAGAATATCATATGAAAAATCTTGTGGATGAATTTCTTGCAGGGAATAAAGAAAATTTACTGTATCATCTGAAACATGAGAAAAACTATATGAGTTTTATCTATATTTTGTCAAATGAGTTAGATATTTTGTTAAAACTAAAAATGCTTCAGGCAAAGGGAGTTCTTTCTTATAATACATCCTATAATCTTTTTAAGGACAGGGTTTATGAAGGGGTAAAAAAGTATTTTTTAAAAGGAGACGGAAGAGGCAGTATTCATGCCTATCAGTTGTTTTTAAAATTTAATCTTCTGAGCAGCTATACTGAAAAATTTTTAATAGAAAAACTAAATAAACTTTTGGAAATAGAGTATAAATTTAAAAGCGGTCAGGGAGATGAAGATATAATGGTAGAATCCTTTATAGCCGCATTTAAAAATTAA
- a CDS encoding thiamine ABC transporter substrate-binding protein yields the protein MKKIFAFIFVLVAMTAYGNEVVTVYGPESMKWIQRDIASKFKEETGVEIKFVSINGLVPRMKLEKNNPRADVVLGLTPSSAEMAKNEGLTAKYRPKSYKNISKEEFIMDEEWYVTPFDYGALAINYDAQMLKNPPKSFEEISKMEKQFLVEDPRSFTGQEFMLWTIAVYGDQWKEFWKNLKPSILTVTPSWDEAFAKFTAKEAPMMAGYASSSVYFYQDGNQNKYKSFIPEEGGYVYLEGAALVSKKKIKKGSKKFMDYILEKDFQELTAKKNYMFPVTNVKLPEEYKYVPVPKKVVTISGKDAVANLETWKKELIDILKD from the coding sequence ATGAAAAAAATATTTGCATTTATTTTTGTATTGGTTGCTATGACAGCATACGGAAATGAAGTTGTAACAGTCTACGGGCCAGAATCTATGAAGTGGATTCAGCGAGATATCGCATCAAAATTTAAAGAAGAAACCGGAGTTGAAATTAAATTTGTCAGCATTAACGGTCTGGTACCTAGGATGAAACTAGAGAAAAATAATCCAAGGGCTGACGTAGTCTTAGGACTTACTCCTAGTAGTGCTGAGATGGCAAAAAATGAGGGACTGACAGCAAAATACCGTCCAAAAAGTTATAAAAACATATCCAAAGAAGAGTTTATCATGGATGAAGAATGGTATGTGACACCATTTGATTATGGTGCCCTTGCGATAAACTATGATGCTCAGATGCTTAAAAATCCTCCCAAGTCATTTGAGGAGATATCTAAAATGGAAAAACAGTTTTTAGTAGAGGATCCGAGGTCTTTCACTGGACAGGAGTTTATGCTCTGGACTATTGCGGTTTACGGAGATCAGTGGAAAGAGTTTTGGAAAAATCTAAAACCATCGATACTTACTGTAACACCAAGCTGGGATGAGGCCTTTGCAAAATTTACTGCTAAAGAGGCTCCTATGATGGCCGGATATGCTTCAAGCAGTGTTTATTTTTATCAGGACGGAAATCAGAATAAATATAAGAGCTTTATCCCTGAAGAGGGAGGCTATGTATATCTAGAAGGGGCAGCCCTTGTAAGTAAGAAAAAAATAAAAAAAGGATCAAAAAAGTTTATGGACTATATCTTGGAAAAAGATTTCCAGGAACTTACAGCAAAGAAAAACTATATGTTCCCAGTGACTAATGTAAAACTTCCTGAGGAATATAAATATGTACCAGTACCTAAAAAGGTAGTTACAATAAGTGGAAAAGATGCTGTGGCTAATCTTGAAACTTGGAAAAAAGAACTTATAGATATTTTAAAAGACTAA
- a CDS encoding DUF3870 domain-containing protein: protein MKRGVIVGKSVLVTGYSKVPAKTSAADIYSVMGICMEIDVESGYILEADCTLVTELSKNYVIGLLKGENINDIAALEEKFRKGYQGSAKKALVTGMKICHDRYLKALQNRKALEEETI, encoded by the coding sequence TTGAAGAGAGGTGTTATCGTGGGAAAAAGCGTATTGGTCACAGGATACTCTAAAGTACCTGCAAAAACATCAGCAGCGGACATATATTCGGTTATGGGGATATGTATGGAGATTGATGTTGAAAGTGGATATATTTTAGAGGCAGACTGTACTCTGGTTACAGAGTTATCTAAAAATTATGTCATAGGCCTTCTTAAAGGTGAAAATATTAATGATATTGCAGCCCTTGAGGAAAAATTCAGAAAGGGTTATCAGGGATCTGCAAAAAAAGCCCTGGTTACAGGGATGAAGATATGTCATGACAGGTACCTCAAGGCTTTGCAAAACAGAAAGGCTTTAGAGGAAGAAACAATATAA
- a CDS encoding ABC transporter permease: MKKGKLSLNLFYMTLWGIPIFIFARDFFRLEDLTEIFNASTYKTVAFSFKQASISVILSFILSIVPSYYIAYRRDRISRLLESLIFIPFFFPVISTIVAFSIIFNLGFFKEFQVLYSLKAIIIANVFYNAPIFLKYLGEGMKSIPKEILEAARLEGISEKDLFFKIKLPLIMPQIFRAFFMVFVYCFTSFAIILSLGGINYSTLEVEIATTLMGSFDFSKAFALGMVQFGILTIVNSLGQRIEGYELKGEGDVKKVSFFTKAYSIIYLICEYAVVFTGLVFAFFNFYTGKISFKAFSTLFSVELNEYYPVVKGLINSLFLSGIVSALTLIFTYLILKNYTKFTNYIIFSTFGFSSAFLAITLVYMNIIWNIPLWILLVIGYFLTSIPVAYSFMYQYIREFPKDILEAAKIDGAGKRDIFFLIEFPILKNIFISIFLQIFAIVFGEFTITYTMQVGDIFPVVSLVNYSIASDKRFLESSALSALNLIIIISLFILSQYLRDREWKNS, encoded by the coding sequence ATGAAGAAGGGGAAGCTGAGTCTCAATTTATTTTATATGACTCTCTGGGGAATACCTATATTTATATTTGCCAGGGACTTCTTTAGACTAGAGGACTTAACAGAGATTTTTAATGCATCTACGTATAAGACGGTGGCCTTCTCATTTAAGCAGGCCTCTATATCTGTGATTCTGTCATTTATTCTTTCTATAGTTCCCTCCTATTATATAGCCTATAGAAGAGACCGAATAAGCAGACTTTTGGAAAGTCTTATATTCATTCCTTTCTTTTTTCCTGTGATATCTACTATAGTGGCATTTTCAATAATATTTAACCTGGGATTCTTTAAGGAATTCCAGGTTCTTTATTCTCTCAAGGCTATAATAATAGCCAATGTATTCTATAATGCCCCTATATTCTTAAAGTATCTCGGGGAGGGGATGAAATCTATTCCAAAAGAGATATTAGAAGCTGCAAGACTAGAAGGTATAAGTGAAAAGGATCTTTTTTTTAAAATTAAGTTGCCTCTTATAATGCCTCAGATTTTCAGGGCATTTTTCATGGTTTTTGTATATTGTTTTACTTCTTTTGCCATAATACTGTCTCTAGGAGGAATCAACTACTCTACACTTGAGGTGGAGATAGCTACGACTCTCATGGGAAGTTTTGATTTCTCTAAGGCTTTTGCCTTGGGAATGGTTCAGTTTGGAATTCTGACTATAGTAAATTCCCTGGGACAACGTATAGAGGGGTATGAGCTCAAAGGTGAGGGAGATGTAAAAAAAGTCAGTTTTTTTACGAAGGCTTACAGTATAATCTACCTAATTTGTGAATACGCAGTTGTTTTCACAGGACTTGTCTTTGCTTTTTTCAATTTTTATACAGGTAAGATTTCTTTTAAAGCTTTTTCAACACTTTTTTCGGTTGAATTAAACGAATATTATCCTGTGGTAAAAGGTCTGATAAACTCTTTGTTTTTATCTGGGATAGTGTCGGCTCTGACTCTTATATTCACATATCTCATTCTTAAAAATTATACAAAATTCACAAATTACATTATCTTTTCAACTTTTGGATTTTCCAGCGCATTTTTGGCAATAACCCTTGTTTACATGAATATAATCTGGAATATACCTCTTTGGATTCTTCTTGTTATAGGCTATTTTCTAACCTCTATACCTGTTGCCTACTCTTTTATGTATCAGTATATAAGAGAGTTTCCAAAAGATATTTTGGAAGCAGCAAAAATAGACGGAGCAGGGAAAAGGGATATATTTTTCCTTATAGAATTTCCCATCCTAAAAAATATATTTATATCTATATTTTTACAGATATTTGCCATTGTTTTCGGAGAATTTACCATAACTTATACGATGCAGGTGGGGGATATTTTTCCCGTTGTGTCCCTTGTAAACTATTCTATAGCGTCTGATAAGAGATTTCTAGAGAGTTCTGCTTTAAGTGCTCTTAACCTTATAATAATAATAAGTTTATTTATTTTGTCACAGTATTTGAGAGACCGAGAGTGGAAGAATAGCTGA
- the rpsT gene encoding 30S ribosomal protein S20 produces MAHSKSAKKRISIAERNRKRNQDVKSRVKTMAKKVLTDVETKNAEAAQASLSLIYKELDKAVSKGILKKNTVSRKKARLAARVNAL; encoded by the coding sequence TTGGCACACTCAAAATCAGCTAAAAAGAGAATATCAATCGCAGAAAGAAACAGAAAGAGAAATCAGGATGTTAAGTCTAGAGTAAAAACTATGGCGAAAAAAGTTTTAACAGATGTTGAAACTAAAAACGCTGAAGCTGCACAAGCTTCTTTATCTCTAATCTACAAAGAGCTTGACAAAGCGGTTTCAAAAGGAATTCTTAAGAAGAATACTGTTTCTAGAAAAAAAGCTAGACTTGCAGCTAGAGTAAACGCACTATAA
- a CDS encoding cell division protein FtsZ, with amino-acid sequence MGDFKFSMKVFGVGGAGINALNDMIESGVEGVEYIAADTNIGKLNTSLSPVKIQLGSKITFGLGTGGDYQKGYLCAKEEDGTIKELLKDTDMLFIVSGMGGGTGSGAVLRIAELAHKLDILTVAIVTKPFSFEGRMKKLTAQDTLEHLKPYVDSYIVISNDNLLRLPNVNITLQNAFKEADKILKNSVKNIKDIIFKNGLINLDFADIKAVLKNAGEAMIGFGRGKGSIAPILEAALASPLIEGEIKGAQQLLINIASGDNLPLDKLAEVQMAINKLLIIEPENIILGVIIDEELESDIEIAVIGTKIKSL; translated from the coding sequence ATGGGGGATTTTAAATTTTCTATGAAGGTTTTTGGAGTCGGAGGTGCAGGGATAAATGCCTTAAACGACATGATTGAAAGTGGAGTAGAAGGAGTAGAATATATAGCTGCAGATACAAATATAGGAAAATTGAATACATCTCTTTCTCCTGTGAAGATACAGCTCGGAAGCAAGATAACTTTTGGACTAGGTACAGGAGGAGATTACCAAAAGGGTTATCTTTGTGCAAAGGAAGAAGATGGAACCATAAAGGAGCTTTTAAAGGATACAGATATGCTTTTTATAGTATCTGGAATGGGTGGAGGAACTGGAAGTGGTGCTGTGCTTAGGATAGCCGAGCTTGCACATAAGCTCGATATACTGACAGTGGCAATTGTGACTAAACCTTTTTCTTTTGAAGGGCGTATGAAAAAACTTACTGCTCAGGATACTCTAGAGCATTTAAAGCCTTATGTTGATTCTTATATTGTTATTTCAAATGACAATCTTCTCAGGCTTCCTAATGTAAACATAACTCTTCAAAATGCTTTTAAAGAGGCTGATAAAATACTGAAAAATTCTGTCAAAAATATAAAAGATATAATTTTTAAAAACGGACTTATAAATCTTGATTTTGCAGATATAAAAGCTGTTTTGAAAAATGCAGGAGAGGCAATGATAGGCTTTGGAAGAGGAAAGGGGAGTATAGCCCCTATACTAGAAGCTGCTCTTGCCAGCCCTCTTATAGAGGGAGAGATAAAAGGAGCTCAGCAACTCCTAATAAATATTGCCAGTGGAGATAACCTTCCTCTAGACAAACTTGCTGAAGTCCAGATGGCCATCAACAAGCTCTTAATAATAGAACCTGAAAATATAATTTTAGGAGTTATTATAGACGAGGAATTAGAAAGTGATATTGAAATAGCAGTTATCGGAACAAAAATTAAATCTCTTTGA
- a CDS encoding inositol monophosphatase family protein produces MIDVKKVLTEVEGWAREVGEIQRENFRKDDLEIDTKSTVTDLVTEIDKKSEKYLIDKIEKNYPDHAILGEETGAHHKESEYLWVLDPLDGTNNYAQGLPIYCVSIGLEYRGKAVLGVVYAPYLDEMYTAIKDGGTFCNGKKLKVGSEKELNRCVLATGFPYDKLTNPLNNIDYFGELVPRLRGVRRMGAAAYDLACVASGVLDGYWEMNLRHWDVAAGILLVEEAGGKISHFRDDREYSIIAGNKEVVGLIENHIKIVDSKR; encoded by the coding sequence GTGATTGATGTAAAAAAAGTTTTGACAGAAGTAGAAGGATGGGCAAGGGAAGTAGGTGAGATTCAAAGGGAAAACTTTAGGAAAGATGACCTAGAGATAGATACAAAATCAACAGTGACAGATCTTGTAACTGAGATAGATAAAAAAAGTGAGAAATATTTAATCGATAAAATAGAAAAAAATTATCCGGATCACGCTATATTGGGAGAGGAAACTGGTGCTCACCATAAAGAATCAGAGTACCTCTGGGTGTTAGATCCACTGGATGGGACAAATAACTATGCTCAGGGACTGCCAATATATTGTGTTTCAATAGGACTAGAGTATAGGGGTAAAGCTGTTTTAGGTGTTGTATACGCACCATATCTAGATGAGATGTACACTGCAATAAAAGACGGAGGTACCTTTTGCAACGGGAAAAAGTTGAAGGTGGGATCGGAAAAAGAACTGAACCGGTGTGTACTAGCAACAGGTTTTCCCTATGACAAGCTGACGAATCCTTTAAACAACATAGATTATTTTGGGGAACTTGTACCAAGGTTAAGAGGAGTGAGAAGAATGGGGGCGGCGGCTTATGACCTGGCTTGTGTAGCTTCAGGGGTATTGGATGGATACTGGGAGATGAATCTAAGGCACTGGGATGTAGCTGCAGGGATACTTTTGGTAGAAGAGGCTGGAGGTAAGATATCACATTTTAGAGACGACAGAGAATACTCTATAATTGCAGGAAATAAAGAAGTAGTTGGACTAATAGAAAACCATATTAAAATAGTAGACAGTAAAAGATAA
- a CDS encoding heavy metal translocating P-type ATPase, translating to MIYIKKEYLIKNLHCGGCAAKIEEAVSSLKGTKEVHLNFMKKKITLKISGEDDKSFLEKINKLADSIEPGTYFEDINDKSKDLKIKLSGLNCAGCAVKIEDKVSKLDFVDTVSLNFSKQILDLNISEKNMESEIFKKVEKIVKSLEPHVNVTYEHSEIVYHDHGHDHFHGSMARKELLFLFIGGALFIAGLFMENIPNLKIFLMVIAYILVGGDIVINSFKNIKRGNFMDENFLMTIATFGAFSIGETSEAVGVMLFYKVGEYFQDRAVENSRKSIESLMDIRPDYANLKNNNGKFEKVSPDKVNIGDIILVKPGEKVPLDGEISKGNSTVDVSALTGESLPKDVSLGDEILSGSVNKNGTLEIKVSKDFSHSTVSKILEMVENASSKKAPSEKFITKFAKFYTPIVVFSALAIAFIPPIFVGEFSSWFYRALIFLVVSCPCALVVSIPLSFFSGIGSASKKGILVKGGNYLEELNNVKAVVFDKTGTLTMGKFKVTDIMAVNGDKEELLELAAAAEWYSNHPIGECVKNSLEKPINEENIENHHELEGYGIKAHYKKDEILTGNAKLLKKHSIKFDEADLLGTIVYVAKNGVYAGYILISDEIKKDSHEAVKRLKEIGIKSFMLTGDRKKVAEKIGKEIGIKEIHSELLPDEKVDHFQKIKEQIKGSVIFVGDGINDAPVLALSDIGVAMGGIGSDSAIEAADVIIMNDEPIKLREVIDVAKFTRVIVLQNISLAIGIKLLVMALGIGGMATMWEAIFADVGVALLAVLNSMRILKHK from the coding sequence ATGATTTACATAAAAAAAGAGTATCTCATAAAAAATCTTCATTGTGGAGGATGTGCAGCCAAGATAGAAGAAGCAGTCTCCTCTTTAAAAGGAACAAAAGAAGTTCATCTTAATTTCATGAAGAAAAAAATCACCTTAAAAATTTCAGGTGAAGACGATAAGTCTTTTTTAGAGAAGATAAATAAATTGGCAGACAGCATAGAACCGGGAACTTATTTTGAGGATATAAATGATAAGTCGAAAGACCTTAAAATAAAACTCTCTGGGTTAAACTGTGCAGGGTGTGCAGTAAAAATAGAAGATAAAGTTTCAAAACTTGACTTTGTAGATACTGTTAGCCTAAACTTTTCAAAACAAATTTTAGACTTGAATATTTCAGAAAAAAATATGGAAAGTGAAATATTCAAAAAGGTAGAAAAAATTGTGAAATCTTTAGAGCCTCATGTAAATGTAACATATGAACATTCTGAAATAGTATACCACGATCACGGACACGATCATTTTCATGGTTCTATGGCAAGAAAAGAGCTTTTATTCCTCTTTATAGGAGGGGCTCTCTTTATAGCCGGGCTGTTTATGGAAAATATTCCAAATTTAAAAATTTTTTTAATGGTTATTGCCTATATCCTTGTAGGAGGAGATATAGTAATAAATTCATTTAAAAACATTAAAAGAGGAAACTTTATGGATGAAAACTTCCTCATGACAATAGCAACCTTCGGTGCTTTTTCCATCGGTGAAACTTCTGAAGCTGTGGGAGTTATGTTGTTTTACAAGGTTGGTGAATACTTTCAGGACAGGGCAGTTGAAAATTCCAGAAAATCAATAGAAAGTCTTATGGATATAAGACCTGATTACGCCAACTTAAAAAATAATAACGGAAAATTTGAAAAAGTTTCCCCTGATAAAGTTAATATAGGGGATATTATTCTTGTTAAACCAGGTGAAAAAGTTCCTCTCGACGGAGAAATATCAAAGGGTAACTCCACAGTTGATGTCTCTGCCCTCACTGGAGAGTCCCTTCCTAAGGATGTTTCCTTAGGAGACGAAATTTTAAGCGGAAGTGTCAATAAAAACGGAACTCTTGAAATAAAGGTTTCAAAGGATTTTTCCCACTCTACAGTATCAAAGATACTAGAAATGGTTGAAAACGCAAGTTCTAAAAAAGCACCTTCGGAAAAGTTCATCACAAAATTCGCAAAATTTTATACACCTATAGTGGTTTTTTCAGCATTAGCTATTGCCTTTATACCACCTATATTTGTAGGGGAATTCTCATCATGGTTTTACAGAGCCCTTATATTTCTTGTAGTTTCCTGCCCTTGTGCCCTTGTGGTGTCTATACCACTTAGTTTTTTCAGCGGTATAGGATCCGCCTCTAAGAAAGGAATTCTTGTTAAGGGAGGAAATTATTTAGAGGAACTAAACAACGTCAAGGCTGTAGTCTTTGACAAAACAGGTACCCTTACCATGGGTAAATTCAAAGTCACTGATATAATGGCTGTAAACGGAGACAAAGAGGAACTTTTGGAATTGGCTGCTGCTGCAGAATGGTACTCCAATCATCCAATAGGAGAATGTGTGAAAAACTCCTTGGAAAAACCCATAAACGAAGAAAATATAGAAAATCACCATGAGTTAGAAGGCTATGGTATAAAAGCTCATTATAAAAAAGATGAAATTTTGACGGGAAATGCTAAACTTCTTAAAAAACATTCTATAAAATTTGATGAGGCTGACCTTTTAGGAACAATTGTTTATGTGGCTAAAAACGGTGTTTATGCAGGATATATTCTCATATCAGATGAGATAAAAAAAGATTCTCATGAGGCTGTGAAAAGGTTAAAAGAGATAGGAATAAAATCCTTTATGCTCACTGGAGACAGAAAAAAAGTAGCAGAAAAGATCGGAAAAGAGATAGGGATAAAAGAGATCCATTCAGAACTCCTTCCAGATGAAAAGGTAGATCATTTCCAAAAGATAAAAGAACAGATAAAAGGTTCTGTTATCTTTGTAGGAGACGGCATAAATGACGCTCCTGTTTTGGCTCTGTCAGATATAGGGGTAGCCATGGGAGGAATAGGTAGTGACTCTGCCATCGAGGCGGCAGACGTGATAATAATGAACGATGAACCTATCAAACTCCGTGAGGTTATAGATGTAGCCAAGTTCACCAGAGTAATCGTTTTACAGAATATATCTCTTGCCATAGGCATAAAACTGCTGGTTATGGCGTTAGGTATAGGGGGAATGGCTACAATGTGGGAGGCGATCTTCGCAGATGTGGGAGTGGCTCTCTTGGCCGTACTGAATTCTATGCGTATATTAAAGCATAAATAA
- a CDS encoding helicase C-terminal domain-containing protein gives MKGNQMDINEKISSEAQKNIRVAIDEAGGNEVFFRGIPDENGIVDHVEILARGNKNSVPAIMKQMKKREVIIHNHPSGYLYPSDADVQIAAIYSDKKEGASYIVNNKADDIYVMVELKKDAEVSIDVGPYFEKKGLLSQVFPEFEYREEQLHMAKHIEKGLNSHKKVIVEAGTGTGKTLAYLIPSIEWALKNEKKVIISTNTINLQEQLLNKDIPIAKKVIESDFNYLLVKGRGNYLCNRKLMNMATGESVDFEDFTQSQKEQFQAILKWASSTKEGDRGELHFEADSYVWEFFQSEADVCSGNKCPYKGDCFFLKSREQKKKADLLITNHHMYFADLSIRKEIGFNTDYAILPDYDMVVFDEAHNIEKVARDYFSYEASKYSFTKTMNQIYNTGKKKKKKAGSYNQLINYLKNIKYESYKDVERLVVEELIERHINLFKRGNDYFLRMINVFSRGQQGTVNLRLRHEELEHSTLWKELKESEEDLVIEYNSYMKRLRSLIRVIKEAEDETGVINDFIKYIDRLEAFFTNFKFINEMDDSNFIYWVSVNGKKSNAKLVATPLKINDELDKSLYLNLEHIVFTSATIAIGNDFDYFKNSIGLHEETLEAVIHSPFDYNRQMKVYIPKDIPLPSEKSFTFEIKDFLKELVRRAKGNTFILFTSYSTLNYMYYMLKDELEEEGFDLFIQGMAPRNKLVKMYKMSRKPVLFGTDSFWEGVDVKGEKLSSVIIVKLPFKVPSDPVVEAIIENYDNEGKNAFLEYQIPESIIKFKQGIGRLIRSRDDRGIITILDTRIIKKRYGKLFLNAIPTKNICIKTRREILN, from the coding sequence GTGAAAGGAAATCAAATGGATATAAATGAAAAAATCTCCTCGGAAGCTCAAAAAAATATAAGAGTTGCAATAGACGAAGCAGGGGGAAATGAGGTTTTTTTCCGTGGCATACCTGACGAAAATGGTATTGTTGATCATGTGGAAATTTTGGCAAGAGGAAATAAAAATTCTGTTCCGGCAATAATGAAGCAGATGAAAAAAAGAGAAGTTATTATTCACAATCACCCTTCGGGATATCTTTATCCGTCAGATGCAGATGTTCAGATAGCTGCGATTTACTCTGATAAAAAGGAAGGGGCTTCTTATATAGTAAATAATAAAGCTGATGATATATATGTAATGGTTGAATTAAAAAAAGATGCAGAAGTTTCTATAGATGTGGGACCTTATTTTGAAAAAAAAGGCCTTCTTTCACAGGTTTTCCCAGAATTTGAGTACCGTGAAGAACAGCTGCATATGGCAAAACACATAGAAAAAGGACTTAATTCCCACAAAAAAGTCATAGTTGAGGCAGGTACAGGTACCGGAAAAACTTTGGCATATCTGATACCTAGTATAGAGTGGGCCTTAAAAAATGAAAAAAAAGTCATAATATCTACAAATACAATTAATCTACAAGAGCAGCTTTTAAATAAAGATATCCCCATTGCCAAAAAAGTAATAGAAAGTGATTTTAATTATCTTCTTGTAAAAGGGCGTGGAAATTATCTTTGTAACAGAAAGCTTATGAATATGGCCACTGGGGAAAGTGTGGATTTTGAGGATTTTACTCAATCTCAGAAAGAACAATTTCAGGCTATCTTAAAATGGGCTTCTAGCACCAAAGAAGGTGACAGAGGAGAACTTCATTTTGAGGCAGATTCCTATGTATGGGAATTTTTTCAGAGTGAGGCAGACGTTTGTTCGGGAAATAAGTGTCCTTATAAAGGAGACTGTTTTTTCCTGAAATCCAGAGAACAAAAGAAAAAGGCAGATCTATTGATAACAAATCACCATATGTATTTTGCAGACCTTTCCATAAGAAAAGAGATAGGTTTTAATACTGATTATGCAATTCTTCCAGATTATGATATGGTTGTTTTTGATGAGGCTCACAATATAGAAAAAGTAGCCAGAGATTATTTTTCCTATGAGGCTTCTAAATATTCTTTTACCAAAACAATGAATCAGATATATAATACAGGAAAGAAAAAAAAGAAAAAGGCCGGTAGTTATAATCAGCTTATAAATTATCTAAAAAATATAAAATATGAAAGCTATAAAGATGTAGAAAGACTTGTAGTAGAAGAACTCATAGAAAGACATATAAATCTTTTTAAAAGAGGAAATGATTATTTTCTGAGAATGATAAATGTTTTTTCTAGAGGTCAGCAGGGAACTGTAAACCTTAGACTAAGACACGAAGAATTAGAACACAGCACGCTTTGGAAAGAGCTTAAAGAGTCTGAAGAAGACCTTGTGATAGAGTATAATTCTTATATGAAAAGACTGAGAAGTCTGATAAGAGTCATAAAAGAAGCTGAAGATGAAACAGGGGTAATCAATGACTTTATAAAATATATCGACAGATTAGAAGCTTTTTTTACGAATTTTAAGTTTATAAATGAGATGGATGACAGTAACTTTATATACTGGGTATCTGTAAATGGAAAGAAGAGTAATGCCAAACTCGTGGCAACGCCTTTAAAAATAAACGATGAACTAGATAAAAGTCTTTATCTCAATCTAGAACATATAGTCTTTACATCTGCGACTATAGCAATAGGAAATGATTTTGATTATTTTAAAAATTCTATAGGACTTCATGAAGAGACCTTAGAGGCTGTTATTCATTCGCCTTTTGACTATAACAGGCAGATGAAAGTTTATATACCAAAAGATATTCCACTTCCTTCGGAAAAGAGCTTTACCTTTGAGATAAAGGATTTTCTGAAAGAGCTGGTAAGACGTGCAAAAGGAAACACCTTTATACTGTTTACCTCCTATTCAACCTTGAACTATATGTATTATATGTTAAAAGATGAATTAGAAGAAGAGGGCTTTGATCTGTTTATCCAGGGGATGGCCCCTAGAAACAAGCTGGTCAAGATGTATAAAATGAGCAGAAAACCTGTTCTCTTTGGAACAGATTCCTTCTGGGAAGGTGTAGATGTAAAGGGAGAGAAACTTAGCTCTGTAATTATAGTAAAACTGCCATTTAAAGTTCCTAGTGATCCTGTAGTAGAAGCGATCATAGAAAATTATGATAATGAAGGAAAAAATGCATTTTTGGAGTATCAAATTCCAGAGTCCATAATAAAATTTAAGCAGGGAATAGGACGACTAATAAGAAGTCGGGATGACAGGGGAATAATTACTATTTTAGATACGAGAATTATAAAAAAGAGATACGGTAAACTGTTTTTAAATGCTATACCGACAAAAAATATATGCATAAAAACCAGAAGAGAGATTCTCAATTAA